One segment of Streptomyces sp. NA02950 DNA contains the following:
- a CDS encoding MnhB domain-containing protein: MSARGRLGLFLVGAAAFAALFTAACFGLPSFGAEHHPYGERAVRAALGHHTANAIASVNFDLRAFDTLGEESILFAAVLGAVVLLRQTADERRTPPAPAAVHPPVRRFALLTLPVALLIGLYVIAHGQISPGGGFQGGVVAATALHLLYLAADYRALERIRPLALYEIGEAAGEFAYVVTGFAAVLAGSAFLANVLPLGTFATLSSGGTVIVLNAAVGVEVASGVVVLLARFLDQAVEIVLPDDGAGGGRDPGDDNSDDNSDGTDDGTDEEEPT, from the coding sequence GTGAGCGCCCGCGGCCGGCTGGGGCTCTTCCTCGTGGGCGCGGCCGCCTTCGCGGCCCTGTTCACCGCCGCGTGCTTCGGTCTGCCGTCGTTCGGCGCCGAGCACCACCCGTACGGTGAACGGGCCGTACGCGCCGCCCTGGGCCACCACACGGCCAACGCCATCGCGTCCGTCAACTTCGATCTGCGGGCCTTCGACACCCTCGGCGAGGAGAGCATCCTGTTCGCCGCGGTGCTCGGCGCGGTGGTTCTGCTGCGTCAGACCGCCGACGAGCGCCGTACGCCTCCGGCACCCGCCGCCGTCCACCCCCCGGTCCGCCGCTTCGCCCTGCTGACGCTGCCGGTCGCGCTGCTCATCGGCCTCTATGTGATCGCCCATGGCCAGATCAGTCCGGGTGGCGGCTTCCAGGGCGGGGTGGTCGCCGCCACCGCCCTGCATCTGCTCTATCTCGCCGCCGACTACCGGGCGCTGGAGCGGATCCGCCCGCTGGCGCTGTACGAGATCGGGGAGGCGGCCGGTGAATTCGCCTATGTGGTCACCGGGTTCGCGGCGGTGCTCGCGGGATCGGCGTTCCTGGCCAATGTCCTCCCGCTCGGCACCTTCGCCACCTTGTCCTCCGGCGGCACGGTCATCGTGCTGAACGCGGCCGTCGGGGTGGAGGTCGCCAGTGGGGTCGTGGTGCTGCTGGCCCGCTTCCTGGACCAGGCCGTGGAGATCGTGCTGCCGGACGACGGCGCGGGCGGCGGCCGCGACCCGGGCGACGACAACAGCGACGACAACAGCGACGGAACGGACGACGGAACGGACGAGGAGGAGCCCACATGA
- a CDS encoding sodium:proton antiporter, translated as MTVLPYPVAGWIFLIGVYGLVTSRNLIHAVGCLAVTQSSTYVLLLAVGYRRHATAPVYADAPTGSRVVDPVVQALALTDIVVGATVTALLLALVVQLRKRHGTVDPDALSELKG; from the coding sequence ATGACGGTCCTGCCCTACCCGGTCGCCGGATGGATCTTCCTGATCGGCGTGTACGGGCTGGTGACCAGCCGGAACCTGATCCACGCTGTGGGGTGTCTGGCCGTCACCCAGTCCTCCACCTATGTGCTGCTGCTCGCCGTCGGCTACCGCCGCCACGCCACCGCCCCGGTCTACGCCGACGCGCCCACCGGCAGCCGGGTCGTGGACCCGGTCGTCCAGGCGCTCGCCCTCACCGACATCGTGGTCGGCGCCACCGTGACCGCACTGCTCCTCGCGCTCGTCGTGCAGCTGCGCAAACGCCACGGGACGGTCGACCCCGACGCCCTGTCCGAGCTGAAGGGCTGA
- a CDS encoding complex I subunit 5 family protein: protein MDTARLLPLVVAVPLFGAAVLVACGRRLPRIASDVLGTAFAAATAALTLVLLAGTGGSAAGPGRRGPVEWVGGWRPVDGKGVGIVLVGDPLGVGLAALVSLLVVAVLVYSWRYFAEPPRRHAGSFPALILLFQAGMSGFALTGDLFDAFVFFELMGVVAYALTGFRVEEPKPLQGALAFGVVNSLGGYSTLLGITLLYARTGELGFAPIGRSLDTRAPDALVLAAFVLVTTGLLVKAAAVPFHFWLPDAHAVAPTPVCMLLSGVMVELGVYGVARVHRTVFSGPGGIAQPAFSHALLVIGTGTALLGAVMCWQQRHLKRLLAFSTVAHTGLFLVGVAVLSPEGVSGTALYVLGHAGVKAALFACTGILLDRYSSVDEYELFGRARELPLAGAVFAVGGLALCGLPPFGTGLGKAVAEEAAGHTAGWLPALFVLVSAVTGGAVLRAALRVFAGAGRRPRNGPQSGPETTGEEEPETRGRLGRVPVTMLGVSVALLAAALAVGLAPAVAAGAGRAGALFADGTGYRGAVLDGRAAAAPSFTAPHWSAAGVLLGLLSTALAVALAQVAVRRGPAAGGAAAVLAPLRRLQSGHIGDYVAWTVAGTALLAALALPGIR from the coding sequence GTGGACACCGCGAGACTGCTGCCGCTGGTGGTCGCCGTCCCGCTGTTCGGCGCGGCGGTGCTGGTGGCCTGCGGGCGACGGCTGCCGAGGATCGCGTCCGATGTGCTGGGCACCGCGTTCGCCGCCGCCACCGCCGCGCTGACGCTGGTGCTGCTGGCCGGGACCGGCGGCTCCGCGGCGGGTCCGGGACGGCGGGGCCCGGTGGAGTGGGTGGGCGGCTGGCGTCCGGTGGACGGCAAGGGCGTGGGCATCGTGCTGGTCGGCGATCCGCTGGGCGTCGGACTCGCGGCCCTGGTCTCACTCCTCGTCGTCGCCGTGCTCGTCTACTCCTGGCGCTACTTCGCGGAGCCGCCGCGCCGCCACGCCGGCTCCTTCCCCGCGCTGATCCTGCTGTTCCAGGCGGGCATGTCCGGATTCGCGCTCACCGGCGACCTCTTCGACGCCTTCGTCTTCTTCGAGCTGATGGGGGTGGTGGCCTACGCGCTGACCGGCTTCCGGGTGGAGGAGCCCAAACCGCTGCAAGGGGCGCTGGCCTTCGGCGTGGTCAACTCCCTCGGCGGCTACAGCACCCTGCTGGGCATCACCCTGCTCTACGCGCGGACCGGGGAGCTGGGGTTCGCGCCGATCGGGCGGAGCCTGGACACCCGCGCGCCGGACGCCCTGGTGCTGGCGGCATTCGTGCTCGTGACGACCGGTCTGCTGGTGAAGGCCGCGGCCGTGCCCTTCCACTTCTGGCTGCCCGACGCCCACGCGGTCGCCCCGACCCCGGTGTGCATGCTGCTGTCGGGGGTGATGGTGGAGCTGGGGGTCTACGGAGTCGCCCGGGTCCACCGGACGGTCTTCTCCGGGCCGGGCGGGATCGCGCAGCCGGCCTTCAGCCACGCGCTGCTCGTCATCGGCACCGGCACGGCGCTGCTCGGCGCGGTGATGTGCTGGCAGCAGCGCCATCTCAAACGGCTGCTGGCGTTCTCCACGGTGGCCCACACCGGGCTGTTCCTGGTCGGTGTCGCCGTGCTCTCCCCCGAGGGCGTCTCGGGCACGGCGCTGTACGTACTGGGCCATGCCGGGGTGAAGGCCGCCCTGTTCGCGTGCACCGGCATCCTGCTGGACCGCTATTCCTCCGTCGACGAGTACGAGTTGTTCGGCCGGGCCCGGGAACTTCCGCTGGCGGGTGCGGTCTTCGCGGTGGGCGGCCTGGCGCTGTGCGGCTTGCCGCCGTTCGGGACGGGCCTCGGCAAGGCCGTCGCGGAGGAGGCGGCGGGGCATACGGCGGGCTGGCTGCCCGCCCTGTTCGTGCTGGTGTCGGCCGTGACCGGCGGTGCGGTGCTGCGCGCGGCGCTGCGGGTGTTCGCCGGGGCGGGGCGGCGGCCCCGGAACGGGCCGCAGAGCGGACCGGAGACCACGGGCGAGGAGGAGCCCGAGACCCGCGGCAGGCTCGGCCGCGTTCCGGTGACGATGCTCGGGGTATCGGTCGCCCTGCTGGCCGCGGCGCTGGCGGTGGGGCTGGCCCCCGCGGTCGCGGCCGGTGCGGGCCGTGCCGGGGCACTCTTCGCCGACGGCACCGGCTACCGTGGTGCGGTTCTCGACGGGCGGGCCGCGGCCGCCCCCTCGTTCACGGCGCCGCACTGGTCGGCGGCCGGGGTGCTGCTCGGTCTGCTGTCCACGGCACTCGCCGTCGCGCTGGCCCAGGTGGCGGTACGGCGGGGGCCCGCCGCCGGCGGGGCGGCCGCGGTGCTCGCGCCCCTGCGGCGGCTCCAGTCGGGGCACATCGGCGACTACGTCGCCTGGACGGTCGCCGGTACGGCGCTGCTCGCCGCCCTGGCCCTGCCGGGGATCAGGTGA
- a CDS encoding Rho termination factor N-terminal domain-containing protein, which yields MPKTPMRSSKSTSRRTMPRRGAKSGTMESQTKEELYRKAKKAGIEGRSQMSKSELISALRQR from the coding sequence ATGCCTAAAACGCCCATGAGGAGCAGCAAGAGCACCTCGCGCCGGACGATGCCCCGCCGGGGTGCCAAGTCCGGCACGATGGAGTCGCAGACCAAGGAAGAGCTCTACCGCAAGGCCAAGAAGGCCGGTATCGAGGGCAGGTCGCAGATGTCGAAGAGCGAGCTCATCTCGGCACTGCGGCAGCGCTGA
- a CDS encoding polyprenol monophosphomannose synthase — MVIIPTYNEAENIKPIVARVRESVPEAHILVADDNSPDGTGKVADEIAAEDDHVRVLHRKGKEGLGAAYLAGFRWGIEHGYGVLVEMDADGSHQPEELPRLLTALKGADLVIGSRWVPGGRIVNWPKSREFISRGGSTYSRLLLDVPIRDLTAGFRAFRKETLEGLGMEAVASQGYCFQIDLAWRAVKAGFHVIEVPVTFIERERGESKMSRDIVTEAAWRVMTWGVTSRVNKLLGRRNA; from the coding sequence TTGGTGATCATTCCGACCTACAACGAGGCGGAGAACATCAAGCCCATCGTCGCCCGGGTCCGTGAGTCCGTCCCGGAGGCGCACATCCTCGTCGCCGACGACAACAGCCCGGACGGCACCGGCAAGGTCGCCGATGAGATCGCGGCCGAGGACGACCACGTACGGGTGCTGCACCGCAAGGGCAAGGAGGGCCTCGGCGCCGCCTATCTGGCCGGGTTCCGCTGGGGCATCGAGCACGGCTACGGCGTCCTGGTGGAGATGGACGCCGACGGCTCCCACCAGCCCGAGGAGCTGCCCCGGCTGCTGACCGCCCTCAAGGGCGCGGACCTGGTGATCGGCTCGCGCTGGGTGCCCGGTGGACGGATCGTCAACTGGCCCAAGTCCCGCGAGTTCATCTCCCGGGGCGGCAGTACCTACTCGCGGCTGCTGCTCGACGTCCCGATCCGCGACTTGACGGCGGGTTTCCGGGCCTTCCGCAAGGAGACCCTGGAGGGCCTGGGCATGGAGGCGGTCGCCTCCCAGGGCTACTGCTTCCAGATCGACCTGGCCTGGCGCGCCGTCAAGGCGGGCTTCCACGTCATCGAGGTCCCGGTCACCTTCATCGAACGCGAGCGCGGTGAGAGCAAGATGAGCCGCGACATCGTCACCGAGGCGGCGTGGCGGGTCATGACCTGGGGTGTGACCAGCCGGGTCAACAAGCTGCTGGGCCGCAGGAACGCCTGA
- the lnt gene encoding apolipoprotein N-acyltransferase, with product MPSGSDTTAEAASPGPAADRPGETPGPAAAPPSGDGEAAAPVPAAGDRPGRFRRLARLARREARRSLLAALSGLALGFAFPPFGVWPLSLLAVAALALLTHGRTARQGAWTGFAFGLPFFVLLLKWLSVVGWDATVGLSVIEAAFMALLGAGLALVSRLPVPALWPLWTSCLWVAEEWARDRTPFGGFPWGRLAFANTGSPFTPLAALGGAPLVTFAVALVGGLLASVLLVLWRLRGAFSPRAVLPAAAALVVAGAVTAAGSAVPIPTGAVKSVDIAVVQGNVQQPGMDFLGRPMKILNNHVKATLALAEDVKAGRIKKPDLVIWPENASDLDPFQYREAYARIDEAVKAIDVPVLVGALVDHPTKDGYVENQGIVWDPKKGPGASYTKQHPVPFGEYVPFRQQLSKVITRLQRVPRDFYPGDHTGVLNVGPARLGDVICFEVAYDEIVRDTVNAGARAIVVQTNNATYGRSGQPDQQLVMSRLRAIEHGRPVITAATSGISAVVSPDGTIEQRTKEFTQDVLTARIPLRDGKTLADRVGATPEWVLAMVGLLSCAAAIMIGRRGRTDEKGQ from the coding sequence GTGCCCTCGGGTTCCGACACCACCGCCGAAGCCGCCTCGCCCGGCCCGGCCGCAGACCGACCGGGCGAGACGCCCGGGCCCGCCGCCGCCCCGCCCTCCGGCGACGGCGAGGCCGCAGCGCCCGTGCCCGCCGCCGGGGACCGGCCGGGCCGGTTCCGCCGGCTGGCCCGGCTGGCCCGCCGCGAGGCGCGCCGCAGCCTGCTCGCTGCCCTGAGCGGCCTCGCGCTCGGCTTCGCCTTCCCGCCGTTCGGCGTGTGGCCGCTGTCCCTGCTCGCGGTGGCCGCCCTGGCGCTGCTCACCCACGGCCGCACCGCCCGCCAGGGCGCCTGGACGGGCTTCGCCTTCGGGCTGCCGTTCTTCGTGCTGCTGCTGAAGTGGCTCAGCGTGGTCGGCTGGGACGCGACGGTGGGCCTGTCCGTCATCGAGGCGGCCTTCATGGCGCTGCTGGGTGCCGGGCTCGCCCTGGTCTCCCGGCTCCCGGTGCCGGCCCTGTGGCCGCTGTGGACGTCCTGTCTGTGGGTCGCCGAGGAGTGGGCCCGCGACCGGACGCCGTTCGGGGGCTTCCCCTGGGGCCGGCTGGCCTTCGCCAACACCGGCTCGCCCTTCACCCCGCTCGCCGCACTGGGCGGTGCCCCGCTGGTCACCTTCGCGGTGGCGCTGGTCGGCGGACTGCTGGCCTCCGTGCTGCTCGTCCTGTGGCGGCTGCGCGGTGCCTTCTCCCCGCGGGCGGTGCTGCCCGCCGCCGCCGCTCTGGTGGTCGCCGGGGCGGTGACCGCGGCCGGGTCCGCGGTGCCCATCCCGACCGGTGCCGTGAAGTCGGTCGACATCGCGGTCGTCCAGGGCAATGTGCAGCAGCCCGGCATGGACTTCCTGGGCCGCCCCATGAAGATCCTCAACAACCATGTCAAGGCCACCCTCGCACTGGCCGAGGACGTGAAGGCAGGCCGGATCAAGAAGCCGGACCTGGTGATCTGGCCGGAAAACGCCTCCGACCTCGATCCCTTCCAGTACAGGGAGGCATACGCCCGGATCGACGAGGCCGTGAAGGCCATCGACGTCCCGGTGCTGGTCGGCGCCCTGGTGGACCACCCCACCAAGGACGGCTACGTGGAGAACCAGGGCATCGTCTGGGACCCGAAGAAGGGCCCCGGCGCCTCGTACACCAAGCAGCACCCGGTGCCCTTCGGTGAGTACGTGCCCTTCCGCCAGCAGCTCAGCAAGGTCATCACCCGGCTCCAGCGGGTGCCCCGCGACTTCTACCCCGGTGACCACACCGGTGTGCTGAACGTCGGCCCGGCCCGGCTCGGCGATGTGATCTGCTTCGAGGTCGCCTACGACGAGATCGTCCGCGACACGGTCAACGCGGGGGCCCGCGCGATCGTCGTGCAGACCAACAACGCCACCTACGGCCGCAGCGGCCAGCCCGATCAGCAGCTGGTCATGTCCCGGCTGCGGGCCATCGAGCACGGCCGTCCGGTGATCACGGCGGCCACGAGCGGGATCAGTGCCGTGGTCTCCCCGGATGGCACGATCGAGCAGCGGACGAAAGAATTCACGCAAGATGTGCTCACCGCGCGCATCCCCCTGCGTGACGGCAAGACCCTCGCCGACCGCGTCGGTGCGACCCCGGAGTGGGTGCTCGCTATGGTGGGCCTTCTGTCCTGCGCGGCCGCGATCATGATCGGCCGTCGGGGACGTACGGACGAGAAGGGGCAGTAG
- a CDS encoding amidohydrolase: MRQPAVNDPTPDRTADRTDEGRTVLLRGGEVHSPADPFATAMVVERGAIAWVGSEGAADSFADGVDEVIQLDGALVTPAFTDAHVHTTATGLALTGLDLAGARTLSDALARIRAHAAARSEDRVLLGHGWDASGWPEGRPPGRAELDEATGGRPLYLTRVDVHSAVVTTALLDLVPGVSGLAGYHPDAPLTGAAHHAVRAAAQVSVTARQRADAQRAALARAASLGIGSLHECAGPEISGEDDLTGLLALAAEEPGPRVFGYWAEAAESAADLEKVRALGVLGAAGDLFVDGSLGSHTACLHQPYADAPHTGTAYLDRAAVTAHVAACTEAGVQAGFHAIGDAAVTAVVEGVRAAAERIGLARVRAARHRVEHAEMLTPETIAAFAELGLTASVQPAFDAAWGGEDGMYAQRLGAERARTLNPYAAMLRAGVPLALGSDSPVTPLDPWGTVRAAAFHRTPEHRVSVRAAFTAHTRGGWRAIGRDDAGVLVPGAPADYAVWRTGELVVQVPDTRVAGWSTDPRSGTPGLPDLTPGGQLPVCVRTVVGGRTVYLRPDE; encoded by the coding sequence ATGAGGCAGCCCGCCGTGAACGACCCCACCCCTGACCGGACCGCTGACCGGACCGACGAGGGCCGCACCGTGCTGCTGCGCGGCGGCGAGGTCCACAGCCCCGCCGATCCGTTCGCGACCGCGATGGTCGTCGAGCGGGGCGCCATCGCGTGGGTCGGCTCCGAGGGAGCCGCCGACAGCTTCGCCGACGGGGTCGACGAGGTGATCCAGTTGGACGGGGCGCTGGTGACGCCCGCGTTCACCGATGCGCATGTGCACACCACCGCCACCGGACTCGCCCTCACCGGACTGGACCTCGCCGGGGCCCGGACGCTCTCCGACGCCCTGGCCCGGATCCGGGCCCATGCCGCCGCCCGCTCCGAGGACCGGGTCCTTCTCGGCCACGGCTGGGACGCCAGCGGCTGGCCCGAGGGCCGTCCGCCCGGCCGCGCCGAACTCGACGAGGCCACCGGCGGCCGCCCCCTCTATCTGACCCGCGTCGATGTGCACTCCGCGGTCGTCACCACCGCACTGCTCGATCTGGTGCCGGGCGTGTCCGGCCTGGCGGGCTACCACCCCGACGCGCCGCTGACCGGCGCCGCCCACCACGCCGTACGCGCCGCCGCCCAGGTGAGCGTGACCGCGCGGCAGCGCGCCGACGCCCAGCGCGCCGCCCTGGCCCGCGCCGCCTCCCTGGGCATCGGCTCCCTCCACGAGTGCGCGGGCCCCGAGATCTCCGGCGAGGACGACCTCACCGGACTGCTGGCGCTGGCCGCCGAGGAGCCGGGGCCGCGCGTGTTCGGCTACTGGGCCGAGGCCGCGGAGAGCGCCGCCGACCTGGAGAAGGTGCGGGCCCTCGGCGTCCTCGGCGCCGCCGGAGATCTCTTCGTGGACGGCTCGCTCGGCTCCCACACGGCGTGTCTCCACCAGCCCTACGCCGACGCGCCGCATACCGGCACCGCCTACCTGGACCGCGCGGCCGTCACCGCCCATGTCGCCGCCTGCACCGAGGCCGGTGTCCAGGCCGGGTTCCACGCCATCGGCGACGCCGCCGTCACCGCCGTCGTCGAGGGCGTGCGGGCCGCCGCCGAACGGATCGGACTCGCCCGGGTGCGCGCCGCCCGGCACCGCGTGGAACACGCCGAGATGCTCACCCCCGAGACCATCGCGGCCTTCGCCGAACTCGGCCTCACCGCCTCCGTCCAGCCCGCCTTCGACGCCGCATGGGGCGGCGAGGACGGCATGTACGCCCAGCGCCTGGGCGCCGAACGGGCCCGGACCCTCAACCCCTACGCGGCCATGCTGCGTGCCGGAGTGCCCCTCGCGCTCGGCTCCGACAGCCCGGTCACCCCGCTCGACCCCTGGGGCACCGTGCGCGCCGCCGCCTTCCACCGCACCCCCGAGCACCGCGTGTCGGTCCGCGCCGCCTTCACCGCCCATACGCGCGGCGGATGGCGGGCGATCGGCCGCGACGACGCGGGCGTCCTGGTGCCCGGCGCGCCCGCCGACTACGCGGTCTGGCGCACCGGCGAGCTGGTGGTGCAGGTTCCCGACACGCGCGTCGCCGGATGGTCGACCGATCCGCGCTCGGGCACACCCGGCCTGCCCGACCTCACCCCCGGCGGTCAACTGCCCGTGTGTGTGCGCACGGTGGTCGGTGGACGCACCGTTTACCTCCGGCCGGACGAGTGA
- a CDS encoding Lrp/AsnC family transcriptional regulator codes for MEELDRQIVELLVKDGRMSYTDLGKATGLSTSAVHQRVRRLEQRGVIRGYAAVVDPEAVGLPLTAFISVKPFDPSAPDDISERLAEVPEIEACHSVAGDENYILKVRVATPLELEHLLSRIRSLAGVSTRTTVVLSTPYEARPPRV; via the coding sequence GTGGAGGAGTTGGACAGACAAATCGTGGAGCTGCTCGTCAAGGACGGGCGGATGAGCTACACGGACCTGGGCAAGGCCACCGGCCTGTCCACATCGGCCGTGCATCAGCGGGTCCGCCGCCTCGAGCAGCGCGGGGTGATCCGCGGCTATGCCGCCGTTGTGGACCCGGAGGCCGTGGGTCTGCCGCTGACCGCCTTCATCTCGGTCAAACCCTTCGACCCCAGCGCGCCCGACGACATCTCCGAGCGGCTCGCCGAGGTGCCCGAGATCGAGGCGTGCCACAGCGTCGCGGGGGACGAGAACTACATCCTCAAGGTGCGGGTCGCCACCCCACTGGAGCTGGAGCACCTGCTCAGCCGGATCCGCTCGCTGGCCGGGGTCTCCACCCGCACCACCGTGGTCCTCTCCACCCCCTACGAAGCGCGTCCGCCGCGCGTCTGA
- a CDS encoding acyl-CoA dehydrogenase family protein, with amino-acid sequence MTDHGPQPVERELPTDEARDLIALVRELIDREIKPRAAEEEAAGRFPRELFTLLSESGLLGLVHPEEFGGGDQPYEVYLQVLEELAAARLTVGLGVSVHTLACHALAGFGSKQQLAEHLPAMLGGGLLGAYCLSEPSSGSDAAALTTRATRDGDTWTLEGTKAWITHGGIADFYTVLARTGPERTRGISAFLVPGDAPGLSAAAPEHKMGMKGSPTAQIHLDGVRVPDARRIGDEGQGFAIALSALDAGRLGIAACAIGVAQAALDEALAYTAQRRQFDRPIADFQGLRFMLADMATQIEAGRALYLAAARLRDAGRPFSKQAAMAKLFCTDTAMRVTTDAVQLLGGYGYTADFPVERFMREAKVLQIVEGTNQIQRVVIARALAGPESH; translated from the coding sequence ATGACCGACCACGGCCCGCAGCCGGTGGAACGCGAACTGCCCACCGATGAGGCGCGCGATCTGATCGCGCTCGTACGTGAGCTGATCGACCGCGAGATCAAGCCTCGTGCCGCCGAGGAGGAAGCGGCCGGCCGCTTCCCCCGCGAGCTGTTCACCCTGCTGTCCGAGTCCGGACTGCTGGGGCTGGTCCACCCCGAGGAGTTCGGCGGCGGCGACCAGCCGTACGAGGTCTACCTCCAGGTGCTCGAGGAGCTGGCCGCGGCCCGGCTCACCGTCGGTCTCGGCGTCAGCGTGCACACCCTGGCCTGCCACGCCCTCGCCGGTTTCGGCAGCAAGCAGCAGCTGGCCGAGCACCTGCCCGCGATGCTGGGCGGCGGACTGCTCGGCGCGTACTGCCTGTCCGAGCCCTCCTCCGGCTCCGACGCCGCCGCCCTCACCACCCGTGCCACCCGCGACGGGGACACATGGACGCTGGAGGGCACCAAGGCGTGGATCACCCATGGCGGTATCGCCGACTTCTACACCGTGCTCGCCCGCACCGGCCCCGAGCGCACCCGTGGCATCAGCGCGTTCCTCGTCCCCGGTGACGCACCCGGGCTCAGCGCCGCCGCGCCCGAGCACAAGATGGGCATGAAGGGCTCGCCCACCGCGCAGATCCACCTCGACGGCGTCCGGGTCCCCGACGCCCGGCGCATCGGCGACGAGGGGCAGGGCTTCGCCATCGCCCTGTCCGCCCTCGACGCGGGGCGGCTGGGCATCGCGGCCTGCGCGATCGGCGTCGCCCAGGCGGCCTTGGACGAGGCGCTCGCGTACACCGCGCAGCGCCGCCAGTTCGACCGCCCGATAGCCGATTTCCAGGGGCTGCGCTTCATGCTGGCCGACATGGCGACCCAGATCGAGGCCGGGCGCGCGCTCTATCTGGCCGCCGCCCGGCTGCGGGACGCGGGCCGCCCGTTCTCCAAGCAGGCGGCCATGGCCAAGCTGTTCTGCACCGACACCGCGATGCGCGTCACCACCGACGCGGTCCAGCTGCTCGGCGGATACGGCTACACGGCGGACTTCCCCGTGGAGCGGTTCATGCGCGAGGCCAAGGTCCTTCAGATCGTGGAAGGCACCAACCAGATCCAACGGGTGGTCATCGCCCGCGCTCTCGCGGGCCCGGAGAGCCACTGA
- a CDS encoding glycoside hydrolase family 18 protein produces MLRPRGLLAALAALCTAVLAATLLAGSAVADAGATKQRTKAEAATAPAATAAGNKAAGHKAAGNKVVGYFTEWGIYQRNYHVKNVETSGSAAKLTHINYAFGNVTGGKCAIGDAYADYDKAYDATTSVDGKADTWDAGALRGNFNQLRKLKKLHPGLKVLWSFGGWTWSAGFGEAAKNPAAFAQSCYDLVEDSRWADVFDGIDIDWEYPNACGNSCDTSGKDAFPKLMSALRAKFGQNNLVTAAITADASSGGKIDAADYAGAAQYVDWYNPMTYDFFGAWAAQGPTAPHSPLTSYSGIPQQGFNTDAAVQKLKGLGIPASKLLLGIGFYGRGWSGVTQSAPGGTATGAAPGTYEAGIEDYKVLKNSCPATGTVAGTAYAHCGNQWWSYDTPATIAGKMTYKQQQGLGGTFFWELSGDTTNGELIKSIS; encoded by the coding sequence ATGCTCAGACCACGCGGACTGCTCGCCGCTCTCGCGGCGCTCTGTACGGCGGTGTTGGCCGCCACCCTGCTCGCGGGTTCGGCCGTGGCCGACGCGGGCGCCACCAAACAGCGCACCAAGGCCGAGGCCGCCACCGCCCCGGCCGCCACCGCCGCCGGAAACAAGGCGGCCGGGCACAAGGCCGCCGGCAACAAGGTCGTCGGCTACTTCACCGAATGGGGCATATACCAGCGCAACTACCACGTGAAGAACGTCGAGACCTCGGGCTCGGCCGCCAAGCTGACCCACATCAACTACGCCTTCGGCAACGTCACGGGCGGCAAATGCGCCATCGGCGACGCCTACGCCGACTACGACAAGGCGTATGACGCGACGACCAGCGTCGACGGCAAGGCCGACACCTGGGACGCCGGTGCGCTGCGCGGCAACTTCAACCAGCTCCGCAAGCTCAAGAAGCTGCACCCGGGGCTCAAGGTGCTGTGGTCCTTCGGCGGCTGGACCTGGTCCGCCGGGTTCGGCGAGGCCGCGAAGAACCCCGCCGCCTTCGCCCAGTCCTGCTACGACCTGGTCGAGGACTCGCGCTGGGCCGATGTCTTCGACGGCATCGACATCGACTGGGAGTACCCCAACGCCTGCGGCAACAGCTGTGACACCAGCGGCAAGGACGCCTTCCCCAAGCTCATGTCCGCGCTGCGCGCCAAGTTCGGCCAGAACAACCTGGTGACCGCGGCCATCACCGCCGACGCCTCGTCCGGCGGCAAGATCGACGCCGCCGACTACGCGGGCGCCGCCCAGTACGTCGACTGGTACAACCCGATGACGTACGACTTCTTCGGCGCCTGGGCGGCCCAGGGCCCGACCGCCCCGCACTCCCCGCTCACCTCCTACAGCGGTATCCCGCAGCAGGGCTTCAACACCGACGCCGCCGTCCAGAAGCTCAAGGGACTCGGCATCCCGGCCTCCAAGCTGCTGCTGGGCATCGGCTTCTACGGCCGCGGCTGGAGCGGCGTCACCCAGAGCGCCCCCGGCGGCACCGCGACCGGCGCCGCCCCCGGCACCTACGAGGCGGGCATCGAGGACTACAAGGTGCTCAAGAACTCGTGCCCGGCCACCGGCACCGTCGCCGGTACGGCCTACGCCCACTGCGGCAACCAGTGGTGGAGCTATGACACCCCCGCCACCATCGCCGGGAAGATGACCTACAAGCAGCAGCAGGGACTGGGCGGCACCTTCTTCTGGGAGCTCAGCGGCGACACCACCAACGGTGAGCTGATCAAGTCCATCAGCTGA